In one Musa acuminata AAA Group cultivar baxijiao chromosome BXJ2-5, Cavendish_Baxijiao_AAA, whole genome shotgun sequence genomic region, the following are encoded:
- the LOC135612142 gene encoding leucoanthocyanidin dioxygenase-like → MATKVVSVAPRVEILAKSGINEIPTEYVRPESERLDLGDAFEEVKKAAEGPQIPVVDLQGFDSPDEEVRRACVEEVRKAATEWGVMHIVNHGIPLELVEQLRKVGKEFFDLPIEQKEQYANDQSSGKIQGYGSKLANNASGQLEWEDYFFHLIFPEEKINISIWPKQPTDYIEVTKKFGRQLRAVVTKMLEVLSLGLGLEEGKLDRELGGMEDLLMQLKINYYPICPQPDLALGVEAHTDISALSFILHNMVPGLQIYYGGRWVTAKCVPDSIIMHVGDCLEILSNGQYKSILHRGLVNKEKVRISWAVFCEPPKDKIVLKPLEELVADGTPAKFPPRTFEQHIQHKLFKKTRGDFKTPN, encoded by the exons ATGGCCACCAAGGTCGTGTCTGTGGCGCCCAGGGTGGAGATCCTGGCGAAGAGCGGCATCAACGAGATCCCGACCGAGTACGTCCGCCCCGAGTCGGAGCGGCTCGACCTCGGTGACGCGTTCGAGGAGGTGAAGAAGGCGGCGGAGGGGCCTCAGATTCCTGTGGTGGACCTCCAGGGTTTCGACTCGCCTGATGAAGAGGTGAGAAGGGCGTGCGTGGAGGAGGTGAGGAAGGCGGCGACGGAGTGGGGGGTGATGCACATCGTGAATCACGGCATCCCGTTGGAGCTCGTCGAGCAGCTGAGGAAGGTGGGGAAGGAGTTCTTCGACCTGCCCATAGAGCAGAAGGAGCAGTACGCAAACGACCAGTCATCAGGGAAGATCCAAGGGTACGGGAGCAAGCTGGCGAACAACGCGAGTGGGCAGCTCGAGTGGGAGGACTACTTCTTCCACCTTATATTCCCGGAGGAGAAGATCAACATCTCCATTTGGCCCAAGCAACCAACCGACTACAT TGAGGTGACGAAGAAGTTCGGGAGGCAGCTGAGGGCGGTGGTCACCAAGATGCTGGAAGTTCTTTCCCTGGGTCTTGGACTGGAAGAGGGGAAGCTGGACAGGGAACTCGGAGGGATGGAGGACCTGCTGATGCAGTTGAAGATCAACTACTACCCTATCTGCCCACAGCCCGATCTCGCCCTCGGCGTCGAGGCGCACACCGACATCAGCGCGCTCTCCTTCATCCTCCACAACATGGTGCCGGGGCTGCAGATCTACTACGGCGGCAGGTGGGTCACCGCCAAATGCGTGCCGGACTCCATCATCATGCACGTCGGAGACTGCCTCGAGATCCTGAGCAATGGACAGTACAAGAGCATCCTCCACCGCGGGCTCGTCAACAAGGAGAAGGTGCGCATCTCCTGGGCGGTCTTCTGCGAGCCTCCCAAAGACAAGATTGTGCTGAAGCCACTGGAGGAGCTCGTGGCCGACGGGACGCCGGCCAAGTTCCCCCCGCGCACCTTCGAGCAGCACATCCAGCACAAGCTCTTCAAGAAGACTCGGGGGGACTTCAAGACCCCAAACTGA